A genome region from Thermococcus onnurineus NA1 includes the following:
- the thyX gene encoding FAD-dependent thymidylate synthase, with product MRDGIKVRLVNYTKKPLETVTWAALISYWDEWETEAFERLGEKDVEMHLPRILGYGHESILEHAVLTFAIEGCSRVCSHQLVRHRIASYTQQSMRYIKINPRDVEETFVIPESVKKNPELYEKWKKLMRETIQLYEETYKAGVHQEDARFILPQAVRTKIVVTMNLRELKHFLGLRACERAQWEIRDVAWKMLGEIAKNEELRPIIRWAKLGPRCVQLGYCPEGELMPPGCWKRTREKWKEVALG from the coding sequence ATGAGAGATGGAATCAAGGTCAGACTTGTCAATTATACGAAAAAACCCCTCGAAACTGTCACCTGGGCAGCACTGATAAGCTACTGGGACGAATGGGAGACAGAAGCTTTCGAGAGACTGGGCGAAAAAGACGTTGAGATGCATCTCCCGAGGATTCTCGGCTATGGTCACGAGTCGATTCTTGAACACGCGGTTCTTACGTTCGCGATAGAGGGCTGTTCTCGTGTGTGCAGCCATCAGCTTGTCCGCCACAGGATAGCTAGCTACACCCAGCAGTCTATGAGGTACATCAAGATAAATCCCAGGGATGTTGAAGAGACCTTTGTTATCCCGGAAAGCGTTAAGAAAAACCCAGAACTCTACGAGAAATGGAAGAAACTTATGAGGGAGACGATTCAACTATACGAGGAAACCTACAAAGCTGGGGTCCACCAGGAGGACGCGCGCTTCATCCTTCCCCAGGCGGTGAGGACCAAAATCGTCGTAACCATGAACCTTCGCGAGCTAAAGCACTTCCTCGGCCTTAGAGCCTGTGAGCGGGCCCAGTGGGAGATAAGGGATGTCGCCTGGAAGATGCTGGGAGAAATCGCCAAGAACGAAGAGCTGAGGCCGATAATCAGGTGGGCCAAGCTCGGGCCGAGGTGCGTTCAGCTTGGTTACTGTCCTGAAGGAGAGCTCATGCCGCCAGGCTGCTGGAAGAGGACGAGGGAGAAGTGGAAAGAAGTGGCTCTGGGGTGA
- a CDS encoding DUF7523 family protein, whose amino-acid sequence MSDERRSITDVIREEIMRRPFVRECMSLGIVNYSALARLLAEELDLDSSIPAIKMALIRLGEELKKEKSLLEGRVREVIGNSIIELQSDVSVITVSKERITGVIKDISEIMSESRFLQLTQGRETFTIVIASEDEEKVCQLVGETVSILRDQTALTIISPGRIIETPGVVAFMTSALSSNGINITQVISCYKDTIFVIDRKDAPRAYQILEELIRRMR is encoded by the coding sequence ATGAGTGATGAGAGGAGGAGTATAACCGACGTTATACGGGAAGAGATAATGAGGAGGCCCTTTGTGAGGGAGTGCATGAGCTTGGGAATTGTTAACTATAGCGCCCTTGCGAGACTTCTTGCTGAGGAGCTTGATCTGGACTCTTCGATTCCTGCCATTAAAATGGCACTGATAAGGCTCGGCGAAGAGCTCAAAAAAGAAAAATCCCTCTTGGAAGGCAGGGTTAGGGAGGTTATCGGGAACAGCATCATAGAGTTACAGTCAGACGTGAGCGTGATAACGGTTTCAAAGGAGCGCATTACTGGAGTTATAAAAGATATCTCCGAGATAATGAGTGAGTCACGATTCCTCCAACTGACCCAAGGGAGAGAAACATTTACAATCGTTATTGCAAGTGAAGATGAGGAAAAAGTGTGTCAATTGGTGGGAGAAACCGTCAGCATACTGAGGGATCAAACGGCACTCACCATAATAAGCCCAGGGAGAATAATTGAAACTCCTGGTGTAGTGGCCTTCATGACATCAGCACTCTCATCAAACGGGATAAATATAACTCAAGTGATTTCCTGCTACAAAGACACGATCTTTGTAATTGACCGAAAAGACGCCCCAAGGGCATACCAAATTCTAGAAGAGCTGATAAGAAGGATGCGGTAA
- a CDS encoding Na+/H+ antiporter NhaC family protein has protein sequence MSDFGVLSLLPPLVAIGLAILTKRVLFALFFGVWVGGFLVAGGDPVGATTETLKWIVFNIASAWEEDGQIMTDLWNTRILLFDALIGAGVALIYKAGGMNAIAKAVTRKVKTSRAASLMAAIFGTIIFFDDYTNTIIVGNTMRPITDRARVSREFLAYADDSTAAPVAVLAVVSTWIGYELGLLKDAIASVGENISAYSAWFASWPYRFYPILAVILVYLVAATHRHYGPMLKAEYRARKEGKVLRDGAQPMMTTEVDVGMPIGGKESVWVFILPVLALVLMTFLGLWITGGGSAAYAEGGFQEVLSNADSTWALVWGSFSMVIVAMALVLAMKIMTLEDVEHTLVAGMKQMHFAMMILILAWSIKSACDAVGTADYIVRVASNVLSPGLVPFVIFVVAAFISFTTGTSWGTFAIMMPIAVPLSYQLSGSFGPIVYASIASVFAGGVFGDHCSPISDTTIMSSMFSGCDHIDHVNTQIPYALTAGVVGAVMLLLFAAGLRNGWVLLAIAVLLLVVLHRVLSEWYGRRAGIPHGKVPIYIVEES, from the coding sequence ATGTCAGACTTTGGAGTGCTCTCACTCTTGCCGCCTCTGGTGGCTATAGGCTTGGCAATACTCACCAAAAGGGTCTTATTCGCTTTGTTTTTTGGAGTGTGGGTAGGTGGATTTCTGGTTGCAGGTGGAGATCCAGTAGGTGCAACCACTGAGACACTGAAGTGGATAGTCTTTAACATAGCTTCAGCATGGGAAGAAGACGGCCAGATCATGACAGATCTGTGGAACACTAGAATACTGTTGTTCGACGCACTCATTGGTGCCGGTGTTGCACTTATATACAAAGCGGGTGGAATGAACGCCATCGCCAAAGCCGTAACTCGGAAGGTCAAGACTAGCAGGGCCGCTTCATTGATGGCGGCTATCTTTGGTACCATAATATTCTTCGACGACTACACGAACACAATCATTGTCGGAAACACCATGAGGCCCATCACCGACAGGGCAAGAGTTTCGAGGGAGTTCCTGGCTTACGCTGACGATTCCACCGCCGCCCCGGTGGCAGTTCTGGCCGTGGTTTCAACGTGGATAGGCTACGAGCTTGGACTCCTAAAGGACGCCATAGCAAGTGTGGGCGAAAACATAAGCGCTTACTCGGCTTGGTTCGCGAGCTGGCCTTACAGGTTTTATCCAATCCTCGCGGTCATCCTTGTCTACCTCGTAGCAGCTACTCACAGGCACTACGGTCCGATGTTGAAGGCCGAGTACAGAGCCAGAAAGGAGGGTAAAGTGCTCCGCGACGGCGCCCAGCCGATGATGACCACCGAGGTCGATGTTGGAATGCCTATAGGGGGCAAGGAAAGCGTCTGGGTATTCATACTACCCGTCCTAGCACTGGTTCTCATGACCTTCCTCGGCCTGTGGATCACCGGAGGTGGAAGTGCTGCCTATGCAGAGGGAGGATTCCAGGAGGTTCTGTCGAATGCAGACTCGACGTGGGCCCTCGTGTGGGGTTCGTTCTCAATGGTCATAGTTGCAATGGCGCTCGTCTTGGCTATGAAGATAATGACCCTTGAAGATGTCGAGCACACCTTGGTCGCAGGAATGAAGCAGATGCATTTCGCCATGATGATACTCATCCTCGCGTGGAGCATCAAGAGTGCCTGCGACGCCGTTGGAACTGCTGACTACATAGTCAGGGTGGCCTCAAACGTGCTCTCCCCTGGACTGGTTCCCTTCGTCATCTTTGTGGTGGCAGCGTTCATATCGTTCACGACTGGAACGAGCTGGGGAACCTTCGCGATAATGATGCCTATAGCGGTTCCGCTCTCCTACCAGCTTAGTGGAAGCTTTGGCCCGATTGTTTACGCCAGCATTGCCTCAGTCTTTGCGGGTGGAGTATTTGGTGACCACTGCTCCCCGATCAGTGACACAACCATCATGAGCTCGATGTTCTCTGGCTGCGACCATATCGACCATGTGAACACTCAGATACCCTACGCCCTCACCGCGGGTGTCGTTGGTGCAGTGATGCTTCTGCTCTTCGCCGCTGGACTAAGGAACGGCTGGGTGCTACTGGCGATAGCGGTGCTCCTTCTTGTGGTGCTTCACCGGGTCCTCAGCGAGTGGTACGGCAGACGGGCGGGTATCCCACACGGCAAGGTTCCCATCTATATTGTAGAGGAAAGCTGA
- a CDS encoding HIT family protein, with protein MKVLWAPWRIEYIRSPKYDGCIFCDFPKENRDRERLILYRGKHSFIIMNNYPYNPGHVMIAPYRHVGKWEELTDEELLEIMKLSQIMIKALKKAMDPHGFNMGVNIGRVAGAGIDDHVHLHIVPRWNGDTNFMPVIADTKVIPESLEEAYDELKKALEEVLREEEKP; from the coding sequence ATGAAAGTGCTCTGGGCACCCTGGAGGATAGAGTACATACGCTCACCCAAATACGACGGATGCATATTCTGCGACTTCCCGAAGGAGAACCGCGACAGGGAGAGGCTCATACTCTACCGCGGAAAGCACAGCTTCATAATAATGAACAACTACCCCTACAATCCGGGTCACGTCATGATCGCTCCTTACAGGCATGTCGGAAAGTGGGAAGAGCTAACAGATGAGGAGCTCCTCGAGATTATGAAGCTCTCCCAGATCATGATAAAGGCCCTGAAGAAAGCTATGGATCCCCACGGTTTCAACATGGGCGTGAACATTGGCCGCGTTGCAGGGGCGGGCATAGATGACCACGTGCACCTCCACATCGTGCCGAGGTGGAACGGTGATACGAACTTCATGCCCGTCATAGCTGACACTAAAGTAATTCCGGAGTCACTCGAAGAAGCCTACGACGAACTGAAGAAAGCTCTGGAAGAAGTTCTAAGAGAAGAAGAAAAGCCCTAA
- a CDS encoding 2,3-bisphosphoglycerate-independent phosphoglycerate mutase produces the protein MKRKGLLIILDGLGDRPIKEFGGKTPLEYANTPNMDRLAKMGILGQQDPIKPGQPAGSDTAHLSIFGYDPYKVYRGRGFLEALGVGLDLDEDDLAFRVNFATIENGIITDRRAGRISTEEAHELARAIQENVKLPVDFIFVGATGHRAVLVLKGMAAGYRVGENDPHEAGKPPHEFTYEDDESKKVAEILEEFVRQAHEVLEKHPINEKRRKEGKPVANYLLVRGAGTYPNIPMKFTEQWKVKAAAVVAVSLVKGVARAIGFDIYTPEGATGEYNTDAMAKAKKVVELLKDYDFVFLHFKPTDAAGHDNNPKLKAQMVEKADEMIGYIIDNIDLEEVVIAITGDHSTPCEVMNHSGDPVPLLIAGGGVRADHTEAFGERECMRGGIGRVKGHDIVSMMMDLMNRSEKFGA, from the coding sequence ATGAAAAGGAAGGGACTTCTGATAATCCTCGATGGTCTTGGAGACAGACCAATCAAAGAGTTCGGTGGAAAGACCCCACTCGAGTACGCGAATACGCCTAACATGGACAGGCTCGCCAAGATGGGAATCCTTGGCCAGCAGGATCCGATAAAGCCGGGCCAGCCAGCCGGCAGCGATACCGCTCACCTTTCGATATTCGGCTACGATCCATATAAGGTCTACCGCGGCAGGGGCTTCCTCGAGGCGCTGGGAGTTGGCCTCGACCTTGACGAGGACGACCTCGCCTTCAGGGTTAACTTCGCCACCATCGAGAACGGCATCATAACCGACAGGAGGGCAGGAAGAATAAGCACAGAGGAAGCCCACGAGCTCGCCAGGGCCATTCAGGAGAACGTCAAACTGCCTGTTGACTTCATCTTCGTTGGGGCGACCGGCCACAGGGCCGTTCTTGTGCTCAAGGGCATGGCCGCCGGCTATAGAGTCGGCGAGAACGATCCCCACGAGGCCGGAAAGCCGCCCCATGAGTTCACCTACGAGGACGATGAGAGCAAGAAGGTGGCGGAGATCCTGGAGGAGTTCGTGAGGCAGGCCCACGAGGTTCTCGAAAAGCACCCGATAAACGAGAAGAGGAGGAAGGAGGGCAAGCCGGTAGCGAACTACCTCCTCGTCAGGGGCGCGGGAACTTATCCGAACATACCGATGAAGTTCACTGAGCAGTGGAAGGTTAAGGCTGCTGCAGTCGTCGCCGTTTCCCTCGTCAAGGGCGTTGCAAGGGCGATAGGCTTTGACATATACACGCCCGAAGGGGCGACCGGGGAATACAACACCGATGCGATGGCCAAAGCCAAGAAGGTCGTTGAACTCCTCAAGGACTACGACTTCGTGTTCCTCCACTTCAAACCTACCGATGCTGCCGGCCACGACAACAACCCGAAGCTCAAGGCTCAAATGGTAGAGAAGGCCGACGAGATGATAGGCTACATCATTGACAACATCGATCTCGAGGAGGTTGTCATAGCAATAACCGGCGACCACTCAACTCCATGTGAGGTTATGAATCATAGCGGCGACCCGGTTCCGCTCCTCATCGCCGGCGGTGGCGTCAGGGCCGACCACACTGAGGCCTTCGGCGAGCGCGAGTGCATGCGCGGTGGAATAGGCAGAGTGAAGGGTCACGACATAGTGTCTATGATGATGGATCTCATGAACCGCTCCGAGAAGTTCGGAGCCTGA
- a CDS encoding aldo/keto reductase — translation MKRVPVFNDLKRIGSDRVTAIGIGTWGIGGYESPDYSRDKESIEALKHGLELGINLIDTAEFYGAGHSEELVREAIREFERDDIFIISKVWPTHFGYESAKKAARASAKRLGTYIDLYLLHWPSDSFEKIRETLHALEELVDEGLIRYIGVSNFDLELLKRSQEVMKKYEIVANEVKYSLRDRWPETSGLLDYMKHEKIALIAYTPLEKGSLARNECLAKIGERYGKTAAQVALNYLVWEDNVIAIPKAGSKAHLEENFGAMGWRLSKEDREKARRCV, via the coding sequence GTGAAGAGAGTTCCGGTTTTTAACGACCTCAAGAGGATAGGAAGTGACAGGGTCACTGCTATAGGCATAGGTACGTGGGGCATCGGCGGCTACGAGAGCCCTGATTACTCGCGAGATAAGGAGAGCATCGAAGCTCTCAAGCATGGTCTCGAGCTGGGCATCAACCTCATCGACACGGCGGAGTTCTACGGTGCCGGTCACAGCGAGGAGCTAGTGAGAGAAGCGATAAGGGAGTTTGAGCGGGACGATATATTTATCATCAGCAAAGTATGGCCGACGCACTTCGGATACGAAAGCGCGAAGAAGGCCGCCAGAGCGAGCGCCAAGAGACTCGGCACCTACATAGACCTTTACCTTCTCCACTGGCCCAGCGACAGCTTTGAGAAAATCAGGGAGACGCTTCACGCCTTGGAGGAGCTCGTTGATGAAGGATTAATCCGCTACATAGGAGTGAGCAACTTCGACCTTGAACTTCTCAAGCGCTCCCAGGAAGTCATGAAAAAGTACGAGATAGTCGCCAACGAGGTGAAGTACTCCCTCAGAGACCGCTGGCCAGAGACAAGCGGCCTGCTCGACTACATGAAGCACGAGAAGATTGCCCTGATAGCCTACACACCGCTCGAGAAGGGTTCCCTCGCAAGGAACGAGTGCCTGGCAAAAATCGGTGAGAGATACGGCAAAACCGCCGCTCAGGTCGCGCTGAACTACCTCGTCTGGGAGGATAACGTCATAGCCATCCCGAAGGCCGGGAGTAAAGCCCACCTTGAAGAGAACTTTGGAGCCATGGGCTGGAGGCTCTCGAAGGAAGACCGTGAAAAGGCCCGGAGGTGCGTCTGA
- a CDS encoding aldehyde ferredoxin oxidoreductase family protein, protein MYGYHNRIARVNLSKGKVTYEKLDDETIRKFIGGKGLGYYIIYREVPPGTDPLSPANKLVFAPGGMTGLVPGSSKVIAVSKSPETGLISDSSGGDAFGPKLKGHFDALIIEGKAEEPVYLYIHDGEVEIRDAEGLWGRGTYEVAKEIWKEHPKASMAMIGPAGEKTARIANIIYDTERASGRGGLGAVLGSKKVKAVIVEPGQKPNVAHPEEFQRLWKEFYSEFATNPKYGHTRNYGTTDALRSSASLGMSPAYNFSRPYISDELASKLAGDEVKKYEIEPEWFVHGKSCPIKCARYVEVEYKGRKIRVKPEYESIAMLGAATGVFNFPAVAYFNWLANNLGLDSIAAGATIAWLFEMVERGLIGEDEIGFPVKGWGDEEAEEKLLKLMAERKGIGAILADGVKRACERLGRGCEFAVHVKGMESPAWDPRGRRTYALSYATADVGASHLRGWPRPHQLPNQGPAKELVPSLIEGRDESYITDMLGVCKFVPYKMEDLARLYSIVTGEEWTVERLRKVAQAVESIARIHDALDWITPPYDDTIPPRWWEPEPEGPAEGNAAFIDYNDFLEARREFYRLRGWHEELGVPLPETMEELGYPEFKSDAERALETVKKRMES, encoded by the coding sequence ATGTATGGCTACCACAACAGGATAGCACGGGTGAACCTGAGCAAAGGTAAGGTAACCTACGAGAAGCTTGACGACGAGACGATCAGGAAGTTCATAGGAGGAAAGGGGCTTGGCTACTACATCATCTACCGTGAGGTTCCGCCGGGAACCGATCCGCTCAGCCCGGCGAACAAGCTTGTCTTCGCTCCAGGAGGAATGACGGGCTTAGTTCCGGGCTCGAGTAAGGTCATAGCCGTGAGCAAGAGCCCAGAGACTGGGTTAATAAGCGACTCCAGCGGTGGAGACGCCTTCGGGCCCAAGCTCAAGGGCCACTTCGACGCCCTGATAATCGAGGGGAAGGCAGAGGAGCCAGTATACCTCTATATCCATGATGGTGAGGTCGAGATAAGGGACGCCGAAGGCCTGTGGGGCAGAGGGACTTACGAAGTTGCTAAGGAAATCTGGAAGGAGCACCCAAAGGCCAGCATGGCCATGATAGGGCCCGCTGGAGAAAAAACTGCCAGGATAGCGAACATAATCTACGACACCGAGAGGGCCAGTGGAAGGGGCGGTCTTGGCGCGGTTCTTGGAAGCAAGAAGGTTAAGGCAGTCATTGTGGAGCCGGGCCAAAAACCGAATGTTGCTCATCCGGAAGAGTTTCAGCGGCTCTGGAAGGAGTTCTACAGTGAGTTCGCCACCAATCCGAAGTACGGGCACACGAGGAACTACGGAACCACCGATGCCCTCAGGAGCTCGGCGAGCCTCGGCATGAGTCCTGCCTACAACTTCTCGAGGCCTTACATCTCGGACGAGCTGGCGAGCAAATTAGCGGGCGACGAGGTCAAGAAGTATGAGATCGAGCCGGAATGGTTCGTGCACGGCAAGAGCTGTCCGATAAAGTGCGCTCGCTACGTCGAGGTAGAATACAAGGGGAGGAAGATACGCGTCAAGCCCGAATACGAGAGCATAGCCATGCTCGGAGCAGCAACGGGAGTCTTCAACTTCCCGGCTGTTGCGTACTTCAACTGGCTTGCCAACAACCTCGGGCTGGACAGTATAGCAGCCGGAGCTACAATAGCGTGGCTCTTCGAGATGGTCGAGAGGGGCCTAATCGGCGAGGACGAGATAGGTTTCCCCGTTAAAGGCTGGGGTGACGAAGAGGCCGAAGAGAAGCTCCTCAAGCTCATGGCCGAGAGGAAGGGCATCGGTGCGATCCTTGCCGATGGAGTAAAGCGTGCCTGCGAAAGGCTCGGAAGGGGCTGCGAGTTTGCAGTCCACGTCAAGGGCATGGAGTCACCGGCCTGGGACCCGCGTGGAAGGAGAACCTACGCCCTGAGCTACGCTACAGCCGACGTCGGAGCGAGCCACCTGAGGGGCTGGCCGAGGCCGCATCAGCTGCCCAACCAGGGGCCAGCTAAGGAGCTCGTGCCGTCCCTTATCGAGGGCAGGGATGAGAGCTACATCACCGACATGCTCGGCGTCTGTAAGTTCGTGCCCTACAAGATGGAAGACCTAGCGAGGCTCTACAGCATCGTCACTGGCGAGGAGTGGACGGTCGAGAGGCTGAGGAAAGTTGCCCAAGCGGTGGAGAGCATCGCCAGAATCCACGACGCCCTCGACTGGATCACGCCGCCGTACGACGATACCATACCGCCGCGCTGGTGGGAGCCCGAGCCTGAGGGGCCAGCGGAAGGCAACGCGGCCTTCATTGATTACAACGACTTTCTTGAGGCCAGAAGGGAGTTCTACAGGCTGAGAGGCTGGCACGAGGAGCTTGGCGTCCCGCTACCTGAGACGATGGAAGAGCTTGGCTATCCGGAGTTCAAGAGCGATGCTGAGAGGGCTTTGGAGACAGTGAAGAAAAGAATGGAAAGCTGA
- a CDS encoding tRNA-binding protein, whose protein sequence is MWDTSKDYRLLVAEKSVELFLKTIEGAKFKGKWDKKKAIQLAKEMIPEIQAMRYSYIEPKELIETPQMQALKEKANGIIEALGGDDWHHKFLSLADKSEREKVEEAVAKIRFFLNTILNLDKRLALGKINDPVIAVDIRVGEVMSVGKHPNADRLLVTNVNIGERAITVVTNDLTVKEGNRVAVALLPPANFRGIVSEGMFLGAGEGVLKDVKGEIGGLPKGIPLEAFNETRNLVEAFLKG, encoded by the coding sequence ATGTGGGACACGAGCAAGGACTACCGCTTACTGGTGGCGGAGAAGAGCGTGGAGCTGTTCCTGAAGACGATTGAGGGAGCAAAGTTCAAGGGCAAGTGGGACAAGAAGAAGGCCATCCAGCTTGCCAAGGAGATGATCCCCGAGATACAGGCCATGCGCTACTCCTATATCGAGCCGAAGGAACTCATAGAGACTCCGCAGATGCAGGCTCTGAAGGAGAAGGCCAACGGCATAATCGAGGCTCTTGGTGGAGACGACTGGCATCACAAGTTCCTCAGCCTGGCCGACAAGAGCGAGCGCGAGAAGGTTGAGGAGGCTGTGGCAAAAATCAGGTTTTTCCTCAACACTATCCTCAACCTTGACAAGCGCCTAGCATTAGGTAAGATAAACGATCCGGTCATAGCGGTGGACATAAGGGTCGGCGAGGTCATGAGCGTCGGGAAGCACCCCAACGCGGACAGGCTTTTGGTTACGAACGTCAACATCGGCGAGAGGGCAATAACTGTGGTCACCAACGACCTCACCGTTAAGGAGGGTAACCGCGTTGCCGTTGCCCTGCTCCCGCCGGCGAACTTCCGCGGAATAGTCAGCGAGGGGATGTTCCTCGGCGCCGGTGAAGGCGTCCTCAAGGACGTCAAGGGAGAGATCGGCGGCCTGCCGAAGGGAATCCCGCTCGAGGCATTCAACGAGACGAGGAACCTTGTAGAGGCGTTTTTGAAGGGGTGA
- a CDS encoding tetratricopeptide repeat protein: MVLVAEGVERYLSKGDYKGALRSALGIDNPIKRLVALTEILTAFPRDEVLANMLDTLESISATPERALAYSLLGRALYTLDRDRDAEAYFEKAIELANSIDSPRIRGEALAGIARNLVLSDRYKDALRLFREAVELLQASRGLSSAATSSLIRIARLIEKSADEIPNQIAIEFYELARDVYTSIFFKLQAKHLEDKIELIRDVLKRGKAAVEELLEKGEVELAIEMMRFLPLESRAISMLELAYWLFLHEQPRLGRRVFDDAFEIIFVGKFRPTDVELERIARRFLRIGFLEEPLIIAGVVRDDKKASELLGEIALSYARWGDKAKARSIAEGIRDESVKNRVLKALEGEEDVGHEQGLPLTGGGEERGAVPEDD; this comes from the coding sequence GTGGTTCTCGTGGCGGAGGGGGTGGAGCGTTACCTATCAAAAGGGGATTACAAGGGTGCCCTCAGAAGCGCCCTGGGAATAGATAATCCAATAAAGAGGCTTGTTGCTCTAACTGAGATTTTAACGGCCTTCCCGAGGGATGAGGTTCTCGCAAACATGCTCGATACCCTTGAGTCCATAAGCGCTACCCCAGAAAGGGCATTGGCATACTCCCTTCTGGGGAGGGCGCTGTACACGCTCGATAGGGACCGCGATGCAGAGGCATACTTTGAAAAGGCCATCGAGCTGGCGAACTCGATAGACTCCCCGAGGATACGGGGAGAGGCTCTAGCGGGAATAGCGAGAAACCTCGTTCTCTCCGATAGGTATAAAGACGCGCTCAGACTCTTCAGGGAAGCGGTTGAACTCCTCCAGGCCTCAAGGGGGCTCTCCTCCGCCGCGACTTCTTCCCTGATAAGAATAGCAAGACTCATAGAGAAGAGCGCGGACGAGATTCCAAACCAGATAGCCATTGAATTCTACGAGCTGGCGAGGGACGTTTACACGTCGATATTCTTCAAGCTCCAGGCCAAGCACCTGGAGGACAAAATAGAGCTGATAAGGGACGTCCTCAAGCGGGGTAAGGCTGCAGTTGAGGAGCTCCTCGAGAAAGGTGAAGTCGAGCTGGCGATAGAAATGATGCGTTTCCTCCCGCTGGAGAGCAGAGCAATTTCGATGCTCGAGCTTGCCTACTGGCTCTTCCTCCACGAGCAGCCGAGACTCGGGAGGAGGGTCTTCGACGACGCCTTTGAGATAATCTTCGTGGGCAAGTTCAGGCCGACAGATGTTGAGCTGGAGCGCATCGCAAGGAGGTTCCTTCGCATAGGCTTCCTCGAGGAGCCGCTGATAATCGCGGGGGTTGTTCGAGACGATAAAAAGGCCTCAGAGCTCCTCGGTGAGATTGCGCTTTCTTACGCACGCTGGGGAGACAAAGCGAAGGCCCGTTCTATAGCTGAGGGAATAAGGGACGAAAGCGTTAAGAACCGCGTTCTGAAAGCTCTGGAGGGTGAAGAAGATGTGGGACACGAGCAAGGACTACCGCTTACTGGTGGCGGAGAAGAGCGTGGAGCTGTTCCTGAAGACGATTGA
- a CDS encoding DHH family phosphoesterase, whose protein sequence is MKGKIKLKRFLQSSRDKSFLLLCHHNADPDSLGSAIAFALYLKSTRIEDVRIGVAQSISSYTKRLLTLSPVPIEKDPQVREDVVVIFDTSSMEQLEPIEIPKDKFIIVIDHHAEKENPIRADIMIVDSSRTSTAEIVWELFKYLGFYDETSAKALLAGIVTDTATFRYSNAKTFKAVSEILERFPIQMGEIFQLVAPVSDENIDQAKRMAVLKACQRLEIRKFRKYIIAVSKVSAYESLACKTFIQLGADIAIVGSEKKGVRISARAKESLVKKGLHLGKIMEKVGPIIEGSGGGHAGAAGANGKANLDEGIKLILKEIEKFLRNLEG, encoded by the coding sequence ATGAAAGGGAAAATCAAGCTTAAGCGCTTCCTGCAAAGCTCAAGGGACAAGTCCTTCCTCCTGCTCTGCCACCACAACGCTGATCCGGACTCCCTCGGCTCGGCGATAGCCTTCGCCCTCTACCTTAAATCCACTAGAATAGAGGATGTCAGAATCGGTGTTGCTCAAAGCATATCCTCATACACCAAAAGGCTTCTGACTCTTTCTCCGGTCCCTATCGAGAAGGATCCACAGGTTCGTGAGGACGTCGTGGTGATATTCGACACATCCTCCATGGAGCAGCTCGAACCTATTGAAATTCCCAAGGACAAGTTCATAATCGTGATAGACCACCACGCCGAGAAGGAGAATCCGATAAGGGCCGATATAATGATTGTTGATTCCTCAAGAACTTCGACCGCTGAAATCGTCTGGGAGCTGTTTAAATATCTCGGCTTTTATGACGAGACCTCAGCTAAGGCCCTCCTGGCGGGAATAGTCACCGACACCGCGACGTTCCGATATTCCAATGCCAAAACCTTCAAAGCCGTGAGCGAGATTCTGGAAAGGTTCCCAATTCAGATGGGCGAGATATTCCAGCTTGTTGCCCCGGTTAGCGATGAGAACATTGACCAGGCCAAGAGGATGGCCGTGTTAAAGGCCTGTCAGAGGCTGGAGATAAGGAAATTCCGGAAGTATATAATCGCTGTCTCCAAGGTTTCGGCCTACGAGTCCCTGGCATGCAAGACATTTATCCAGCTCGGGGCAGATATAGCAATAGTTGGAAGCGAGAAGAAGGGCGTTAGAATTTCTGCGAGAGCGAAGGAGAGCCTCGTGAAGAAGGGCCTGCACCTAGGTAAGATCATGGAGAAAGTCGGTCCGATTATAGAGGGTTCCGGTGGCGGTCACGCCGGGGCCGCGGGAGCCAACGGCAAAGCCAACCTCGATGAGGGAATTAAGCTGATTTTGAAAGAAATAGAGAAATTTTTGAGAAATCTGGAGGGTTGA
- a CDS encoding DUF3194 domain-containing protein, whose translation MDKGSSGKRVIHIGLPELSEEQLIEIGELAQETIIDYVFDHLTRSEVKDIEVTMRINREETLDLEIEVYLEVPIFVKVDVDKLIDEAVERAYEIVERKLREIANERENQA comes from the coding sequence ATGGACAAGGGAAGCAGCGGAAAGAGGGTTATCCATATAGGTCTTCCAGAGCTGAGCGAAGAGCAGCTCATCGAGATAGGCGAACTGGCCCAGGAGACGATAATAGACTACGTCTTCGACCACCTCACGAGGAGCGAGGTCAAGGACATCGAGGTCACGATGAGGATAAACAGGGAGGAGACCCTCGACCTTGAGATTGAGGTTTATCTAGAGGTTCCAATCTTCGTCAAGGTGGACGTTGATAAGCTCATCGACGAGGCCGTCGAGAGGGCCTACGAAATTGTTGAGAGGAAGCTGAGGGAGATAGCCAATGAAAGGGAAAATCAAGCTTAA